In a single window of the Candidatus Hydrogenedentota bacterium genome:
- a CDS encoding amino acid permease, whose amino-acid sequence MTEDHKLKKSDEEALWRGGLIPKLGLMTATMVIMGNMIGSGIFKKAAPMAASLPSAKLLLLCWLIAGTISLFGALSNAEVAGLIAGPGGFYGFFKKMYGRAFAFLFCWSSFSVLQSASIASVAYVFGQSVNNLFPLPRLGLEWEQLSLFGVFFPFENFGVKVFTMGTLLSITMANYFGVIFGGIIANISTLLKLLGIALIIVLGLAWGDGSLNHFTHVESSGSQYGELGLFGAMFAAMLGAFWAYDGWNNAISLGGEVHNPKRNIPLALVIGVGSIVGIYMVINFVYLYVMPVEELKALTASENSIAAVEVMRKAYGYRAAQGVAILIMLSTFGAMNCQMMTPSRMYFAMAHDGLFFKAAARCHPKYHTPSTALLMQGVWASCLVLSGTFDQLTDTVIFASFIFYGASAFGVFILRRTMKDAHRPYRVHGYPFVPGIFSLFCFVLVIITIIQQPREAIIGLVLIFTGWPFYWYWTRKRSACS is encoded by the coding sequence ATGACAGAAGATCATAAACTAAAAAAGAGTGATGAGGAAGCGCTGTGGCGTGGTGGACTCATTCCCAAATTGGGACTCATGACCGCGACCATGGTGATCATGGGCAACATGATCGGATCCGGCATATTCAAAAAAGCCGCGCCTATGGCCGCGAGTCTGCCCTCCGCAAAACTGCTCCTGTTATGTTGGCTCATTGCCGGAACGATCTCCCTCTTCGGCGCGCTGTCTAATGCAGAGGTTGCCGGTTTAATCGCCGGGCCGGGGGGGTTCTACGGATTCTTTAAAAAGATGTACGGCCGGGCTTTTGCCTTTCTCTTTTGTTGGTCCAGTTTTTCGGTTCTTCAATCCGCTTCTATTGCATCAGTCGCTTACGTCTTTGGTCAATCCGTAAACAATCTGTTTCCGCTGCCTCGCTTGGGGCTGGAATGGGAACAGCTCTCACTCTTTGGCGTGTTCTTCCCCTTTGAGAATTTCGGCGTCAAGGTGTTTACCATGGGGACTCTCTTGTCCATTACCATGGCGAATTATTTCGGTGTAATCTTTGGAGGGATCATCGCGAATATCTCCACCCTTCTTAAACTGCTAGGTATTGCCCTTATCATTGTCCTAGGCTTAGCTTGGGGGGACGGCTCTCTCAATCATTTCACGCACGTGGAATCGAGCGGCTCACAATATGGGGAGCTTGGTTTATTCGGCGCTATGTTTGCTGCGATGCTGGGTGCCTTTTGGGCTTATGACGGCTGGAACAATGCTATTAGCCTGGGCGGTGAAGTGCACAATCCGAAACGGAATATCCCCTTGGCATTGGTCATCGGTGTGGGCAGCATTGTCGGCATTTATATGGTGATCAACTTTGTCTATTTGTATGTGATGCCTGTTGAGGAGTTAAAAGCGCTGACCGCATCTGAGAACAGTATTGCCGCTGTGGAGGTTATGCGTAAGGCCTATGGGTATCGCGCTGCCCAGGGTGTGGCTATTCTCATTATGTTGTCGACTTTCGGCGCGATGAACTGTCAGATGATGACTCCGTCACGCATGTATTTTGCCATGGCCCATGATGGTCTTTTCTTTAAGGCTGCCGCCCGCTGTCACCCCAAATACCATACCCCGTCTACGGCGCTGTTGATGCAGGGTGTCTGGGCGTCGTGTCTGGTATTGTCGGGTACTTTTGACCAATTGACGGATACGGTAATCTTTGCCTCTTTCATTTTCTACGGAGCCAGCGCCTTCGGCGTCTTCATATTACGCCGGACTATGAAAGATGCTCACCGCCCGTATCGCGTGCACGGATATCCTTTTGTGCCCGGTATTTTTTCCTTGTTCTGTTTTGTTCTCGTCATTATCACAATCATACAGCAACCCCGTGAAGCCATCATCGGCCTTGTTTTAATCTTTACGGGTTGGCCTTTTTATTGGTATTGGACACGAAAGCGTTCCGCCTGTTCCTAA